A genome region from Lucilia cuprina isolate Lc7/37 chromosome 3, ASM2204524v1, whole genome shotgun sequence includes the following:
- the LOC111681237 gene encoding transcription factor grauzone-like isoform X1, producing the protein MICRLCLKDIPKESSIKLYENLDTSSDSLEMVKLIEKYLEIEIKQNDIVSTIICQDCYDHLEEFHRFSQQVAEKQLTLRNEFMDVNLKKEFNFDDDGDAWDNDDQEDKIEMDPKETTQMTINCPISMFKDESENDDDDDNDEKEMPTEDLMDTVIGNVEKDIIAPDSVAVNEEEDDDFLPDQISSEDDDVPLIKLKSTKKTKNAKTKRKRTPAKTREIKEKKPAKKKLSAQEEVAMSMDLVCDICQTRVETWKELREHFLLAHTKTPYIKCCDITYRKPRELIEHLEWHKNPDMFKCQICDKNMSSARNLTIHITSEHPDEADSVEFYECEHCSKRIRNYNLFKKHLRSHNKDKEVECHICNKRCATIYRLRNHIASVHNNIYHHICDICGKKFKSKTSFQKHYDEHQGIVEPPAQCTICGAWLKNQHSLRVHHQTHEDTQFACDICGKFFKTKKNLSRHKGYWHRRERNLSCSYCDKVFREKRNLDEHMAMHTDTNLYTCPHCGKESRSKSNMYVHIKRQHPDEWWKSKQERYKLKPEDGGEAQVQEDEIKEKSSEVAIEGTAVTSSTLTQECINAE; encoded by the exons atgatttGTCGTCTATGTTTAAAAGATATTCCAAAAGAATCTAGTattaaattgtatgaaaatttagACACATCAAGTGATTCCCTAGAAATGGTCAAACTAATCGAAAAGTATTTGGAAATTGAA ATTAAACAAAACGATATTGTGTCGACTATAATATGCCAAGATTGTTATGATCACTTGGAAGAGTTTCATCGATTTTCGCAACAAGTGGCAGAGAAACAGCTAACACTGCGTAATGAGTTTATGGATGTAAATCTTaagaaagaatttaattttgatgATGATGGCGATGCTTGGGATAATGATGATCAAGAGGATAAAATTGAAATGGACCCCAAAGAAACTACACAAATGACCATAAACTGTCCCATAAGTATGTTTAAGGATGAATCGGaaaatgacgatgatgatgataatgacgaAAAGGAAATGCCTACAGAGGACTTAATGGATACTGTTATAGGTAATGTGGAGAAAGATATTATAGCACCTGATAGTGTAGCGGTCAATGAAGAAGAGGATGATGATTTTCTACCAGATCAAATTTCTTCGGAAG ATGATGATGTGCCCTTGATAAAACTTAAATctactaaaaaaactaaaaatgcaaaaacaaaacgtAAAAGAACTCCTGCAAAAACTCgcgaaattaaagaaaagaaaccTGCTAAAAAGAAATTATCCGCACAAGAAGAAGTGGCCATGTCTATGGATCTAGTATGTGATATATGTCAGACACGCGTTGAAACCTGGAAAGAATTAAGAGAACACTTTCTGTTGGCACATACTAAGACACCCTATATTAAATGCTGTGACATTACCTATCGTAAACCACGAGAACTTATAGAACATCTTGAGTGGCATAAAAATCCAGATATGTTTAA ATGTCAAATATGTGATAAAAATATGTCAAGTGCTCGTAATCTAACAATACATATTACTTCAGAACATCCCGATGAAGCTGATTCAGTTGAATTCTACGAATGCGAACACTGTTCCAAACGTATACGAAATTACAATCTATTTAAAAAGCATTTACGTTCCCACAACAAAGATAAAGAAGTTGAATGTCATATTTGCAATAAAAg ATGTGCAACTATATATCGTTTGCGTAATCATATTGCATCCGTACACAATAATATCTACCATCATATCTGTGATATTTGTGGCAAGAAATTCAAATCGAAAACATCATTTCAAAAACACTACGACGAACATCAGGGTATTGTCGAGCCACCCGCACAATGTACAATCTGTGGGGCATGGTTGAAAAATCAACATAGTCTACGAGTACATCATCAAACACATGAAGATACACAATTTGCCTGCGATATATGTGGTAAATTCTTTAAGACCAAAAAGAATCTGAGTCGACATAAAGGCTATTGGCATCGTCGTGAACGCAATCTATCGTGTAGCTATTGTGATAAAGTGTTTCGTGAAAAGCGAAATCTCGACGAACACATGGCCATGCATACAGATACGAATCTCTATACATGTCCTCATTGTGGCAAAGAATCGAGATCAaaatcaaatatgtatgttcatATTAAACGTCAACATCCCGATGAATGGTGGAAATCGAAACAGGAACGTTATAAATTGAAACCGGAAGATGGCGGTGAGGCACAAGTACAAGAAGATgagataaaagaaaaatcatcaGAAGTGGCAATAGAGGGAACAGCAGTAACATCGTCAACACTCACACAGGAATGTATTAATGCAGAATAA
- the LOC111681237 gene encoding transcription factor grauzone-like isoform X3: MICRLCLKDIPKESSIKLYENLDTSSDSLEMVKLIEKYLEIEIKQNDIVSTIICQDCYDHLEEFHRFSQQVAEKQLTLRNEFMDVNLKKEFNFDDDGDAWDNDDQEDKIEMDPKETTQMTINCPISMFKDESENDDDDDNDEKEMPTEDLMDTVIGNVEKDIIAPDSVAVNEEEDDDFLPDQISSEDDDVPLIKLKSTKKTKNAKTKRKRTPAKTREIKEKKPAKKKLSAQEEVAMSMDLVCDICQTRVETWKELREHFLLAHTKTPYIKCCDITYRKPRELIEHLEWHKNPDMFKCQICDKNMSSARNLTIHITSEHPDEADSVEFYECEHCSKRIRNYNLFKKHLRSHNKDKEVECHICNKRLSSENNLTRHIDNTHKYIKYHVCDICGQKFKNKDSFKLHYDQHQGIIEPAAQCSICQKWLKNKHTLRLHRFVHEKNPTACNICGKVFETKHRLRRHISYWHNSDVNLQCNFCEKVFREERNLKEHMAIHTGVQLYKCPHCQKESRSKSNMYAHVKRQHPAEWWKSKMERLNIEPKAEMAIVHQQC; the protein is encoded by the exons atgatttGTCGTCTATGTTTAAAAGATATTCCAAAAGAATCTAGTattaaattgtatgaaaatttagACACATCAAGTGATTCCCTAGAAATGGTCAAACTAATCGAAAAGTATTTGGAAATTGAA ATTAAACAAAACGATATTGTGTCGACTATAATATGCCAAGATTGTTATGATCACTTGGAAGAGTTTCATCGATTTTCGCAACAAGTGGCAGAGAAACAGCTAACACTGCGTAATGAGTTTATGGATGTAAATCTTaagaaagaatttaattttgatgATGATGGCGATGCTTGGGATAATGATGATCAAGAGGATAAAATTGAAATGGACCCCAAAGAAACTACACAAATGACCATAAACTGTCCCATAAGTATGTTTAAGGATGAATCGGaaaatgacgatgatgatgataatgacgaAAAGGAAATGCCTACAGAGGACTTAATGGATACTGTTATAGGTAATGTGGAGAAAGATATTATAGCACCTGATAGTGTAGCGGTCAATGAAGAAGAGGATGATGATTTTCTACCAGATCAAATTTCTTCGGAAG ATGATGATGTGCCCTTGATAAAACTTAAATctactaaaaaaactaaaaatgcaaaaacaaaacgtAAAAGAACTCCTGCAAAAACTCgcgaaattaaagaaaagaaaccTGCTAAAAAGAAATTATCCGCACAAGAAGAAGTGGCCATGTCTATGGATCTAGTATGTGATATATGTCAGACACGCGTTGAAACCTGGAAAGAATTAAGAGAACACTTTCTGTTGGCACATACTAAGACACCCTATATTAAATGCTGTGACATTACCTATCGTAAACCACGAGAACTTATAGAACATCTTGAGTGGCATAAAAATCCAGATATGTTTAA ATGTCAAATATGTGATAAAAATATGTCAAGTGCTCGTAATCTAACAATACATATTACTTCAGAACATCCCGATGAAGCTGATTCAGTTGAATTCTACGAATGCGAACACTGTTCCAAACGTATACGAAATTACAATCTATTTAAAAAGCATTTACGTTCCCACAACAAAGATAAAGAAGTTGAATGTCATATTTGCAATAAAAg ACTATCTTCGGAAAATAATTTAACGCGTCATATTGATAATACgcacaaatatataaaatatcatgtTTGTGATATTTGCggtcaaaagtttaaaaataaagattcaTTTAAATTACACTACGATCAACATCAAGGCATCATTGAACCGGCCGCACAATGTTCCATCTGTCAAAAGTGgcttaaaaacaaacacacccTACGATTGCATCGTTTTGTTCATGAGAAAAATCCTACAGCATGTAACATATGCGGTAAAGTATTTGAAACCAAACACAGATTACGCCGTCACATATCCTATTGGCATAATTCGGATGTAAATTTACAATGTAACTTTTGTGAGAAAGTTTTTCGTGAAGAACGTAATCTAAAAGAACATATGGCCATACATACGGGTGTACAGCTTTATAAATGTCCACACTGTCAAAAGGAGTCACGTTCTAAATCAAATATGTATGCTCATGTCAAGAGACAACATCCGGCTGAATGGTGGAAATCAAAAATGGAACGTTTAAATATAGAACCAAAAGCTGAGATGGCCATAGTTCATcagcaatgttaa
- the LOC111681237 gene encoding transcription factor grauzone-like isoform X4: MICRLCLKDIPKESSIKLYENLDTSSDSLEMVKLIEKYLEIEIKQNDIVSTIICQDCYDHLEEFHRFSQQVAEKQLTLRNEFMDVNLKKEFNFDDDGDAWDNDDQEDKIEMDPKETTQMTINCPISMFKDESENDDDDDNDEKEMPTEDLMDTVIGNVEKDIIAPDSVAVNEEEDDDFLPDQISSEDDDVPLIKLKSTKKTKNAKTKRKRTPAKTREIKEKKPAKKKLSAQEEVAMSMDLVCDICQTRVETWKELREHFLLAHTKTPYIKCCDITYRKPRELIEHLEWHKNPDMFKCQICDKNMSSARNLTIHITSEHPDEADSVEFYECEHCSKRIRNYNLFKKHLRSHNKDKEVECHICNKRFCSENNLTRHIQNMHKYAKYHVCDVCGQKFKNKDSFKNHYAKHQGIIEPAAQCSICNRWLKNKHSLRLHRFVHEKNPTPCDICGKVFDTKHRLRKHKSYWHKSDLNLQCNFCEKVFRQERNLQEHMAIHTGVQLYKCPHCQKESRSKSNMYVHIKRQHPKEWWKSKMERLNIEPKDEMPVVQQQY, encoded by the exons atgatttGTCGTCTATGTTTAAAAGATATTCCAAAAGAATCTAGTattaaattgtatgaaaatttagACACATCAAGTGATTCCCTAGAAATGGTCAAACTAATCGAAAAGTATTTGGAAATTGAA ATTAAACAAAACGATATTGTGTCGACTATAATATGCCAAGATTGTTATGATCACTTGGAAGAGTTTCATCGATTTTCGCAACAAGTGGCAGAGAAACAGCTAACACTGCGTAATGAGTTTATGGATGTAAATCTTaagaaagaatttaattttgatgATGATGGCGATGCTTGGGATAATGATGATCAAGAGGATAAAATTGAAATGGACCCCAAAGAAACTACACAAATGACCATAAACTGTCCCATAAGTATGTTTAAGGATGAATCGGaaaatgacgatgatgatgataatgacgaAAAGGAAATGCCTACAGAGGACTTAATGGATACTGTTATAGGTAATGTGGAGAAAGATATTATAGCACCTGATAGTGTAGCGGTCAATGAAGAAGAGGATGATGATTTTCTACCAGATCAAATTTCTTCGGAAG ATGATGATGTGCCCTTGATAAAACTTAAATctactaaaaaaactaaaaatgcaaaaacaaaacgtAAAAGAACTCCTGCAAAAACTCgcgaaattaaagaaaagaaaccTGCTAAAAAGAAATTATCCGCACAAGAAGAAGTGGCCATGTCTATGGATCTAGTATGTGATATATGTCAGACACGCGTTGAAACCTGGAAAGAATTAAGAGAACACTTTCTGTTGGCACATACTAAGACACCCTATATTAAATGCTGTGACATTACCTATCGTAAACCACGAGAACTTATAGAACATCTTGAGTGGCATAAAAATCCAGATATGTTTAA ATGTCAAATATGTGATAAAAATATGTCAAGTGCTCGTAATCTAACAATACATATTACTTCAGAACATCCCGATGAAGCTGATTCAGTTGAATTCTACGAATGCGAACACTGTTCCAAACGTATACGAAATTACAATCTATTTAAAAAGCATTTACGTTCCCACAACAAAGATAAAGAAGTTGAATGTCATATTTGCAATAAAAg atTTTGCTCGGAAAATAACTTAACTCGTCATATCcaaaatatgcataaatatgcaaaataccaTGTATGCGATGTTTGTggtcaaaagtttaaaaataaagattcaTTCAAAAACCACTATGCTAAACATCAAGGCATTATAGAACCAGCCGCTCAATGTTCTATATGCAATCGATGGCTGAAAAACAAACATAGTTTAAGATTACATCGTTTTGTACACGAGAAAAATCCAACACCCTGCGATATCTGTGGCAAAGTATTTGATACTAAACATAGACTACGCAAACATAAATCCTATTGGCATAAATCCGATTTGAATTTACAGTGTAATTTTTGTGAGAAAGTTTTTCGTCAGGAACGTAATCTGCAAGAACATATGGCAATACATACGGGTGTACAACTCTATAAATGTCCTCACTGTCAAAAGGAATCACGTTCAaaatcaaatatgtatgttCACATAAAGAGACAACATCCAAAGGAATGGTGGAAATCAAAAATGGAACGTTTAAATATCGAACCAAAAGATGAGATGCCCGTAGTTCAGCAGcaatattaa
- the LOC111681237 gene encoding transcription factor grauzone-like isoform X2 has protein sequence MICRLCLKDIPKESSIKLYENLDTSSDSLEMVKLIEKYLEIEIKQNDIVSTIICQDCYDHLEEFHRFSQQVAEKQLTLRNEFMDVNLKKEFNFDDDGDAWDNDDQEDKIEMDPKETTQMTINCPISMFKDESENDDDDDNDEKEMPTEDLMDTVIGNVEKDIIAPDSVAVNEEEDDDFLPDQISSEDDDVPLIKLKSTKKTKNAKTKRKRTPAKTREIKEKKPAKKKLSAQEEVAMSMDLVCDICQTRVETWKELREHFLLAHTKTPYIKCCDITYRKPRELIEHLEWHKNPDMFKCQICDKNMSSARNLTIHITSEHPDEADSVEFYECEHCSKRIRNYNLFKKHLRSHNKDKEVECHICNKRFQSEYHLERHLSNFHKKATPLVCDICGRVYKNKAAFKRHCDEHQGIVSQAVQCSICNTWLKNEEGLRLHRFTHEEHPTACDVCGKLFQTKRRLYRHKVYWHTLDTNLQCTFCDKVFREKRNLDEHMAIHTGVQLYTCPHCGKDSRSKSNMYVHIKRIHPEEWWKSKMERLNLVPKDEQTKEMVVEDKL, from the exons atgatttGTCGTCTATGTTTAAAAGATATTCCAAAAGAATCTAGTattaaattgtatgaaaatttagACACATCAAGTGATTCCCTAGAAATGGTCAAACTAATCGAAAAGTATTTGGAAATTGAA ATTAAACAAAACGATATTGTGTCGACTATAATATGCCAAGATTGTTATGATCACTTGGAAGAGTTTCATCGATTTTCGCAACAAGTGGCAGAGAAACAGCTAACACTGCGTAATGAGTTTATGGATGTAAATCTTaagaaagaatttaattttgatgATGATGGCGATGCTTGGGATAATGATGATCAAGAGGATAAAATTGAAATGGACCCCAAAGAAACTACACAAATGACCATAAACTGTCCCATAAGTATGTTTAAGGATGAATCGGaaaatgacgatgatgatgataatgacgaAAAGGAAATGCCTACAGAGGACTTAATGGATACTGTTATAGGTAATGTGGAGAAAGATATTATAGCACCTGATAGTGTAGCGGTCAATGAAGAAGAGGATGATGATTTTCTACCAGATCAAATTTCTTCGGAAG ATGATGATGTGCCCTTGATAAAACTTAAATctactaaaaaaactaaaaatgcaaaaacaaaacgtAAAAGAACTCCTGCAAAAACTCgcgaaattaaagaaaagaaaccTGCTAAAAAGAAATTATCCGCACAAGAAGAAGTGGCCATGTCTATGGATCTAGTATGTGATATATGTCAGACACGCGTTGAAACCTGGAAAGAATTAAGAGAACACTTTCTGTTGGCACATACTAAGACACCCTATATTAAATGCTGTGACATTACCTATCGTAAACCACGAGAACTTATAGAACATCTTGAGTGGCATAAAAATCCAGATATGTTTAA ATGTCAAATATGTGATAAAAATATGTCAAGTGCTCGTAATCTAACAATACATATTACTTCAGAACATCCCGATGAAGCTGATTCAGTTGAATTCTACGAATGCGAACACTGTTCCAAACGTATACGAAATTACAATCTATTTAAAAAGCATTTACGTTCCCACAACAAAGATAAAGAAGTTGAATGTCATATTTGCAATAAAAg ATTCCAATCAGAATATCATTTAGAACGACACCTTAGTAACTTTCATAAGAAAGCCACACCGCTTGTCTGCGACATATGTGGACGTGTCTACAAAAATAAAGCCGCTTTTAAACGTCATTGTGATGAACATCAAGGTATAGTCTCTCAGGCTGTACAATGTTCGATATGCAATACATGGCTTAAGAATGAAGAAGGTTTACGACTACATCGTTTTACACACGAAGAACATCCAACTGCTTGTGATGTTTGCggaaaattatttcaaactAAACGTAGATTGTATAGACATAAAGTCTATTGGCATACATTGGATACAAATTTACAATGTACTTTTTGTGATAAAGTTTTTCGGGAAAAACGTAATCTTGATGAACATATGGCCATACATACGGGTGTTCAACTCTATACGTGTCCGCATTGTGGCAAAGATTCACGTTCAaaatcaaatatgtatgttcatATTAAAAGAATACACCCGGAAGAATGGTGGAAATCGAAAATGGAACGTTTAAATTTAGTACCTAAAGATGAGCAAACGAAAGAGATGGTGGTGGAAGATAAGTTATAA
- the LOC111681253 gene encoding uncharacterized protein LOC111681253: MASENVEDWDQPLPTPEESTEEETDDEELTFEKRQHNKNLNKLKNYVELMAYRPIKPPHASPYTEFLAKPKKRSLADNAKQFAEIMVPLERGKRLKRLAAKHNTITVEQLEQAIRAQKSKERRKEDVLKRKQELYYEMLTKLELQCRTQYLNVVLKKFSSFLAKLATTMHIPESLVEPYARMHRGIFCNILQSIGVEPPTQTAIYYNTKERSDYKVCHKLSHAILSLIIKALDSAATHNLEEVQPIEADLKMDNYIKERLMCAAEKKIQGNKRCTSKNRAEPDSLEKKLEKCKCNV, from the exons ATGGCAAGTGAAAATGTTGAAGATTGGGATCAACCTTTACCCACACCCGAAGAAAGTACAGAAGAGGAAACAGACGATGAAGAGCTAACATTTGAGAAACGTCAACAtaacaaaaatcttaataaacttaaaaactatGTTGAACTCATGGCATATAGACCCATAAAACCGCCACATGCTAGCCCTTATACCGAATTTTTGGCCAAACCTAAGAAGAGGTCTTTAGCGGATAATGCCAAACAATTTGCCGAGATAATGGTACCGTTGGAAAGAGGTAAACGTCTAAAACGTTTAGCAGccaaacataatacaattacaGTGGA gCAACTAGAACAAGCTATACGCGCTCAAAAGTCTAAAGAGCGCCGCAAAGAAGATGTTTTAAAACGTAAACAAGAATTGTATTACGAAATGCTTACCAAATTAGAGCTACAATGTCGCACTCAATATTTAAATGtggtattgaaaaaattttctagttTTCTAGCCAAATTAGCAACAACAATGCATATACCAGAATCTCTAGTAGAACCTTACGCCCGCATGCATCGCGGTATATTCTGTAATATTTTACAATCTATCGGTGTAGAACCACCAACTCAAACCGCAATTTATTATAACACTAAAGAACGTTCAGACTATAAAGTATGTCATAAATTATCACATGCTATACTAAGTCTTATAATTAAAGCATTAGATTCGGCTGCAACTCATAATTTGGAGGAAGTACAACCTATTGAAGCCGATTTAAAAATGGACAATTATATAAAAGAACGTTTAATGTGTGCTGCCGAAAAGAAAATACAAGGTAATAAACGTTGTACAAGTAAGAATCGTGCAGAACCGGATTCTCTGGAAAAGAAATtggaaaaatgtaaatgtaatgtttaa
- the LOC111681252 gene encoding mitochondrial ribonuclease P catalytic subunit, which produces MHLSKLYRFIRPKIIIIPTNKIILNSNNLRLASNFKRPQLNTKTDQLAEIKDTYFRNRTELTKQDWQNVTEILIKNYKHINTNNVDAVIVGVCSDSEHLSLAKSYIKHIQNIGKQPNEATLGKLLRVYNNVYHVRGALDQEEQAEILEIYNRMRAKHEILDSLSCENLICGLVATEKWREGLELLEMMKVSSNAPSLPAYTEMIIKAFATNDLSLGWQLLHQMLEQRKQPKCEIFITLLNTLLQQHFKDFQMELEKLLTFLETHDIVITQKVVETLQDVALKHPNLLEVTESKLKRFGKCSSCGLHMKNVSLSDEDFTKLQTSFLDKVLIRNDVFQKSTPQEVKRFCDYVERTGPYDCVVDGLNVAYSMGSRKPTQALANLLASVVKYFHNKNKYVLILGRKHMNNWPKKTMQYVKDNAAVFLANDISQDDPFLLYATLKSGQTTDFFSRDLMRQHAFLLGPELKVIFRRWQQEHQYSLVTQTESGKIIVKEPIRHLICTHKVEDVWHVPYKNEFSPHITDTFEVPEQWLCLKIIK; this is translated from the exons ATGCACTTGTCCAAACTATACCGGTTCATAAgaccaaaaataataataataccaactaataaaataatattaaattcaaataatctACGACTAGCGAGTAATTTTAAAAGGCctcaattaaacacaaaaacagaTCAATTGGCTGAAATCAAAGACACCTACTTTCGTAATCGTACTGAGTTAACAAAACAAGATTGGCAAAATGtaactgaaatattaattaaaaattataaacatattaatacaaataatgtAGATGCTGTTATAGTGGGTGTATGCAGCGATTCTGAACATTTATCGTTGGCCAAAAGTTATATTAAGCATATACAGAACATTGGTAAACAGCCCAATGAGGCTACATTGGGTAAACTGCTACGAgtttataataatgtttatcATGTAAGAGGTGCTCTGGACCAAGAGGAACAGGCAGAAATATTGGAAATATATAACAGAATGAGAGCAAAACACGAAATATTGGATTCCTTATcttgtgaaaatttaatttgtggTTTAGTAGCTACTGAAAAGTGGAGAGAAGGTTTGGAACTGCTTGAAATGATGAAAGTATCTAGTAATGCACCTAGTTTACCGGCCTATACTGAAATGATTATTAAAGCTTTTGCTACCAATGATTTGTCCTTGGGATGGCAGCTATTGCATCAAATGTTGGAACAAAGAAAACAGCcaaaatgtgaaatatttattactctATTAAACACCTTATTGCAGCAGCATTTTAAAGATTTCCAAATGGAATTAGAAAAACTATTAACATTTCTGGAAACTCATGATATTGTTATAACACAAAAAGTTGTTGAAACTTTACAAGATGTGGCCCTAAAACATCCTAATCTATTAGAGGTTACTGAATCTAAACTAAAACGTTTTGGCAAATGTTCTTCTTGTGGTCTTCATATGAAAAACGTTTCACTAAGTGATGAAGATTTTACAAAACTGCAAACATCTTTCCTAGATAAAGTTCTAATACGTAATgatgtttttcaaaaatctaCACCTCAAGAAGTAAAACGATTCTGTGATTATGTTGAACGTACAGGACCGTATGATTGTGTAGTGGATGGTCTTAATGTAGCCTACTCCATGGGTAGTAGGAAACCTACCCAAGCTTTAGCTAATTTA ttgGCATCTGTGGTAAAATATTTCCACAATAAGAATAAATACGTTTTAATTTTAGGCCGCAAACATATGAACAATTGGCCCAAGAAAACTATGCAATATGTCAAGGATAATGCAGCTGTTTTTCTTGCCAATGATAT CTCCCAGGATGATCCCTTCCTGTTGTATGCCACTTTGAAAAGTGGTCAAACGACTGATTTCTTCTCAAGAGATTTAATGCGTCAGCATGCTTTCTTACTAGGTCCCgagttaaaagtaatatttcgcCGTTGGCAACAAGAACATCAATATTCATTGGTGACCCAAACCGAGAGTGGTAAAATAATTGTTAAGGAACCCATACGACATTTGATTTGTACACATAAAGTGGAAGATGTATGGCATGTGCCATATAAAAATGAGTTTTCTCCTCATATTACGGATACTTTTGAAGTACCCGAGCAATGGTTgtgtttgaaaattattaaataa
- the LOC111681247 gene encoding uncharacterized protein LOC111681247, which translates to MNTLRNIFTSRTINYLRQNGQNALINITQPVDNATNAAPLNQNGTNNKSENRPKEPLLIPKTILDATVFTGKKFPTKTSTGSISPTTLKNYRRISRKVDIVYRCKLCNTRNIKQVSEAAYTSGVVILQCDGCSVNHLIIDNLGWFANTKGKTFDEVLAENSDSVKVIKVNENGELI; encoded by the coding sequence ATGAATACATTGCGTAACATCTTCACATCGCGTACCATCAACTATCTCCGACAAAATGGACAAAACGCACTAATTAACATTACACAGCCCGTGGATAATGCCACCAATGCAGCACCTCTCAATCAAAATGGTACAAACAACAAGTCGGAGAATAGACCCAAGGAACCGTTGCTCATACCGAAAACCATACTAGATGCTACTGTGTTTACAGGTAAAAAATTTCCCACCAAAACCTCAACGGGTTCCATATCACCAACTACCCTTAAGAACTATCGTCGTATAAGCCGTAAAGTGGATATTGTTTATCGTTGTAAACTCTGCAATACACGCAATATCAAACAAGTCTCGGAGGCAGCCTATACTAGTGGAGTGGTCATATTACAGTGTGATGGTTGTTCGGTTAATCATTTGATTATCGATAATCTGGGTTGGTTTGCCAATACCAAAGGAAAAACTTTTGATGAAGTTTTAGCCGAAAACAGTGATAGTGTTAAAGTTATTAAGGTCAATGAAAATGGCGAATTGATCTGA